A single region of the Elusimicrobiota bacterium genome encodes:
- a CDS encoding extracellular solute-binding protein, with amino-acid sequence MRLRRPAFFLFFLLLINGCRSRDTRKLVLYTDTPESLTLELARRFEEKHGIKVEAVMEGTSWLMTRLRAEQGRPIADVFMGASGTVPAMVLAREGILSAYTPLGLETMPTQEGPLWLRDPQWRWVGFGFASLGLVYDRHEIPKGELPEHWDELADAKWKQGLTIWDPSVSGTATSFLVASLWRLISAGRGEEGGWAFLEAFHQNLKKYAEEGPPAFLVAHGVVRLGLHLDNQFLYYRRKVKENREKLSFYLPRPVFVFTDPVGLVADAPHPDEGKLFIDFLHSPEAQAILSSTFWVKDDRGRIILPPEHPYSDSRQLVNSALVMNFEWMAENFDRARIYWQNHVEE; translated from the coding sequence GTGAGACTCAGGCGCCCCGCATTTTTTTTATTTTTCCTTCTTTTAATTAACGGCTGCCGCTCCCGCGATACCCGCAAGCTGGTGCTTTATACCGACACTCCGGAGAGCCTGACTTTGGAGTTGGCCCGGCGTTTTGAGGAAAAGCATGGCATTAAAGTCGAGGCGGTGATGGAGGGCACGTCCTGGCTCATGACCCGGCTCCGCGCCGAGCAAGGGCGGCCCATCGCCGATGTCTTTATGGGCGCCAGCGGCACGGTGCCGGCCATGGTTTTGGCCCGCGAGGGAATTCTCAGCGCGTACACGCCGTTGGGCTTGGAAACAATGCCGACGCAGGAAGGCCCGCTTTGGCTGCGCGATCCCCAATGGCGATGGGTCGGGTTCGGGTTTGCGTCCCTGGGTCTCGTTTATGACCGCCATGAAATCCCCAAAGGCGAGTTGCCGGAACACTGGGATGAATTGGCCGATGCCAAGTGGAAGCAGGGGTTGACGATTTGGGATCCGTCCGTCAGCGGCACGGCCACGTCGTTTTTAGTCGCCTCCCTTTGGCGTTTGATCAGCGCCGGCCGCGGCGAAGAGGGCGGGTGGGCGTTTTTGGAAGCGTTTCATCAAAATTTGAAAAAATACGCGGAAGAAGGCCCGCCCGCTTTTTTGGTGGCTCATGGCGTGGTTCGGCTGGGCCTTCATCTGGACAATCAATTCCTTTACTACCGGCGCAAAGTCAAAGAAAACCGGGAGAAGCTATCGTTTTATCTGCCCCGGCCTGTGTTCGTGTTTACTGACCCCGTGGGGTTGGTTGCGGACGCGCCGCATCCCGATGAAGGGAAGCTGTTCATCGATTTTCTTCATTCGCCCGAGGCGCAAGCGATTTTATCCTCCACGTTTTGGGTCAAAGACGATCGCGGCCGGATTATTTTGCCGCCCGAGCATCCGTACTCCGATTCCCGGCAGCTGGTTAATTCAGCCTTGGTGATGAATTTTGAATGGATGGCCGAGAATTTCGACCGGGCGCGTATTTATTGGCAAAA
- a CDS encoding glycine--tRNA ligase subunit beta — translation MARAVQQTDNVHKRCLTAAAGTHDGQKLAFFNAQINLVQRQGCCFAKAKNVRPDQLTIETTPKGPQLAAEISIPAVQIEKILQAEMPGLVLGIPFPKTMRWEQWRFARPVRGVMALWNNKVLSAWRIFGLTPSNKTAVAGKTITINKASEYESKLKTAGLLLEPDNRWAHLEKSLGREAKPGRFESINKDGLLMESVDLTECPQALRGAFREEYLALPPEVILAILGKSKVFGVALDEAAAGLANKFLAVIERPLKKEAVKNIRDGYERLVESRLFDAKFFWEHDLKVPLSSPERADKLCGIIWSKELGSVADKVQRVLAAAERLAARFRLSPQDGRVISQAARDYKNDLTTTLVGEYPDLAGKVGAYYAEKDPLSDTRSASVVLRDAARSVPRTRLGLILALADRLDTLLAQFATGNKPTAGEDPMGLKKLADSVLGALRKDGSSPQLKLAADCPLEELLGICWEPFPKTLTDPRPDLMDYFRGRLAQELGADGFAKDRVEALLAAKRFAPCPVAEIWAAAGAFKTLEGGRWQSLESMSNAFKRAANILRQAQQAGLEFNGYVDSSLLHMPAEAELWKSLQLLARDMESCLSRHAYDEAYEKLAGLSPALARFFEDVLVMAEDERLKKNRLALLARLRALVLDIIDPSKLTLKG, via the coding sequence GTGGCTAGGGCGGTCCAACAAACCGATAATGTTCATAAGCGTTGTCTTACCGCAGCCGCTGGGACCCATGATGGCCAAAAACTCGCCTTTTTCAACGCTCAAATTAATCTCGTCCAGCGCCAAGGTTGTTGCTTCGCCAAAGCCAAAAATGTCCGCCCCGATCAACTGACTATTGAAACCACGCCCAAAGGACCGCAATTGGCCGCTGAAATTTCGATACCGGCCGTTCAAATCGAAAAGATTTTGCAGGCCGAGATGCCGGGCCTTGTGCTGGGCATTCCGTTTCCAAAAACCATGCGATGGGAGCAATGGCGTTTCGCCCGGCCCGTGCGCGGCGTGATGGCGCTTTGGAACAATAAAGTTTTGAGCGCGTGGCGTATTTTCGGGTTGACTCCAAGCAATAAAACGGCGGTAGCTGGAAAAACCATAACCATCAATAAAGCCTCCGAATACGAAAGTAAATTAAAAACGGCGGGGCTGTTGCTTGAACCGGACAATCGCTGGGCTCATTTGGAAAAAAGCCTCGGCAGGGAAGCTAAGCCGGGCCGTTTTGAAAGCATCAATAAAGACGGGCTGCTGATGGAGAGCGTTGATTTGACGGAATGCCCCCAGGCTTTGCGCGGCGCTTTTCGGGAGGAATACCTGGCCTTGCCGCCGGAAGTTATTTTGGCCATTTTAGGCAAATCCAAAGTTTTCGGGGTTGCTCTGGATGAGGCCGCCGCAGGATTGGCCAATAAATTTTTAGCGGTCATTGAGCGTCCTTTGAAAAAGGAAGCCGTCAAGAATATCAGGGATGGTTACGAGCGTTTGGTCGAATCCCGGCTTTTTGACGCCAAGTTTTTCTGGGAGCATGATTTGAAAGTTCCGTTGTCATCGCCCGAGCGCGCCGACAAGTTGTGCGGCATTATCTGGTCCAAGGAATTGGGTTCCGTGGCGGATAAGGTCCAGCGCGTGCTTGCGGCCGCGGAGCGCTTGGCCGCCCGCTTCAGGCTTTCCCCTCAGGACGGCCGCGTCATCAGCCAGGCGGCTCGCGATTATAAAAACGATTTGACCACGACGTTGGTCGGCGAGTACCCGGATTTAGCCGGCAAAGTCGGCGCCTATTACGCCGAGAAAGACCCCTTAAGCGATACGCGATCCGCGTCCGTCGTTCTTCGGGATGCGGCGCGCAGCGTTCCGCGGACCAGGCTCGGCTTGATTCTGGCATTGGCGGATCGTTTGGACACGCTTCTGGCGCAGTTTGCCACCGGCAATAAGCCCACGGCCGGAGAAGACCCCATGGGTTTGAAAAAACTCGCGGACAGCGTTTTGGGGGCTTTAAGGAAGGACGGATCATCGCCGCAGCTTAAACTGGCGGCCGATTGTCCGTTGGAGGAGCTTCTGGGGATATGCTGGGAACCCTTTCCCAAAACATTGACTGATCCGCGCCCGGACCTGATGGACTATTTCCGCGGACGTTTGGCCCAGGAGCTCGGCGCCGATGGTTTTGCCAAAGACAGGGTTGAGGCGCTGTTGGCGGCCAAGCGATTCGCCCCATGCCCGGTCGCTGAGATTTGGGCCGCGGCCGGGGCGTTCAAGACGCTGGAAGGAGGCCGCTGGCAAAGCCTGGAATCCATGTCCAATGCGTTTAAACGCGCGGCCAATATTTTGCGCCAGGCCCAGCAAGCGGGCCTTGAATTCAACGGTTACGTGGATTCCTCCCTGCTGCACATGCCGGCTGAGGCCGAGCTTTGGAAAAGCCTGCAGCTGCTGGCCCGGGACATGGAGTCTTGCCTTTCCCGGCACGCTTATGATGAGGCCTATGAAAAATTAGCCGGGCTGTCTCCGGCGCTGGCGCGATTTTTCGAAGACGTGCTGGTCATGGCCGAGGATGAACGCTTAAAGAAAAACCGTTTGGCTTTGCTGGCGCGCCTGCGGGCGCTTGTTTTGGATATTATCGACCCCTCCAAACTCACGTTAAAAGGGTGA
- a CDS encoding ATP-binding cassette domain-containing protein: MAIMGPSGCGKTTLMNIIGLLDRPSHGKYLLEGRDSSRLRAGRQAKLRRDRIGFVFQFYNLLPRLNVLDNIALPLAYRGMTPVRRAKRASDILELIGLRDREYFLPKHL, translated from the coding sequence TTGGCCATCATGGGTCCCAGCGGCTGCGGTAAGACAACGCTTATGAACATTATCGGTTTGTTGGACCGCCCTAGCCACGGTAAATACTTACTGGAGGGCAGAGATTCATCGCGCCTGCGCGCAGGCCGCCAGGCCAAACTGCGCCGCGACCGTATTGGTTTTGTTTTCCAATTTTATAACTTGCTGCCGCGTCTCAACGTTTTAGATAACATCGCCCTGCCCCTGGCTTACCGCGGCATGACGCCGGTGCGGCGCGCTAAACGGGCCAGCGATATACTAGAACTTATCGGGCTGCGCGACCGCGAATATTTTTTGCCCAAGCACCTTT